The following are from one region of the Bradyrhizobium septentrionale genome:
- a CDS encoding branched-chain amino acid ABC transporter permease gives MEVASLSRAGELRSVPKAVLGYLVLPLIVVGIVWLTMRFNPPAPVRIVLALLLIMPVAPLLDRIVFRPIADASVLLLLTVSVALHFALVGLGLLFFGPEGVRTEPLTSLGMEIAGVQVSGQTVLILVAALLFSGLLLLFFDFTLLGKALRATAFNRTGARLMGIRPARAGTIAYLLGSLMAGVSGILIAPVNTIFYDSGFLLGLKAFVGAIIGGMTSYPGAALGAFGVGILESFASFESSTLKDVIVFSLLIPVLLWRSLASQHSEEEVEE, from the coding sequence ATGGAAGTGGCGTCGCTTTCGCGTGCCGGCGAGTTGCGCTCGGTGCCGAAAGCCGTCCTTGGCTATCTCGTGCTTCCCCTGATCGTGGTCGGGATCGTCTGGTTGACGATGCGGTTCAATCCGCCGGCGCCGGTCAGGATCGTGCTGGCGCTGCTCCTGATCATGCCGGTCGCGCCGCTGCTCGACCGGATCGTGTTCCGCCCGATCGCGGACGCTTCGGTGCTGCTGCTGCTCACGGTCTCGGTCGCGCTTCACTTCGCGCTGGTTGGCCTCGGCTTGTTGTTCTTCGGACCCGAAGGCGTCAGGACCGAGCCGCTAACCTCGCTCGGGATGGAGATCGCCGGCGTTCAGGTATCCGGGCAGACGGTGCTGATCCTGGTGGCGGCGCTGCTGTTTAGCGGCTTGTTGCTGCTGTTCTTCGATTTCACCCTGCTCGGCAAGGCGCTGCGCGCGACGGCCTTCAACCGGACCGGCGCACGGCTGATGGGAATCAGACCGGCCCGTGCCGGGACCATCGCCTATCTGCTGGGATCGCTGATGGCAGGCGTATCCGGCATCCTGATCGCGCCGGTCAACACGATCTTCTACGATTCCGGTTTCCTGCTCGGCCTGAAGGCCTTCGTCGGCGCCATCATCGGCGGCATGACCAGTTACCCGGGCGCAGCGCTCGGCGCCTTCGGTGTCGGCATTCTCGAGAGCTTCGCCTCGTTCGAGAGCAGCACCCTGAAGGACGTCATCGTGTTCTCGCTGCTGATCCCGGTCCTGCTCTGGCGTTCGCTCGCTTCGCAGCATTCCGAAGAGGAAGTCGAGGAATGA